The sequence CCCCAGTTCTCTAAGGGTAGCCTGAGCCGGAGAGAAGAACATGGCGCTGGAGTCTGTTTTTGGCTCTTTCGCAGGCTGTGTATGGTCTTGGCGAAGCCACTTCCTCCTGCTCAGAGTGGGTGGTGGGTGTCATGATCTCTGAAGTCCTTTCTAGCTCCAATACCAGAAGCTTTCGGTTCCCTCCATCCTGCTTTCCCTAGGTCGCCCAGAGCAATTTTGAGGCCCTGAAGGATTTCTTCCGCCTCTTCCCGGAGTACAAGGACAATGAGCTTTTCCTGACCGGAGAGAGCTATGCTGGCATTTACATCCCGACCCTGGCGGTGTTGGTCATGCAGGATCCCAGCATGAACTTGCAGGTAGGGCCGCTGCGGGATGGGAGTGAGGCAGCTTATGGTCGTGGCCTTTCGGTGAGCGAGGTCAGGCAGGCCATCTTCCCTGTCCAACGTGGTCTCCTTTGTAATGCGCCTGCCCCTGGCTGGCCTGCCCCTGCTCACGTGCCTCCCAGGACGGAAGCTCACCTGTCAGCCAGCCAGATCTGTTCTTTACTTTGAGTGGCCTCCCCACAAACCAGCTTGGATTTCAGTGTCCACATTGCTGGAGGTCTGGGTGTAGCCCAGGGaggctcctcctctccctcaagATGACCTGGATGCCCTGGCTGTTTCACAGGGGTTGGCTGTGGGCAATGGACTCTCCTCCTATGAGCAGAATGACAACTCCTTGGTCTATTTCGCCTACTACCATGGCCTTCTGGGGAACAGGTATGGGAGGGGACGGTTGGGCAATCTCCGGGGTGGGGCAGGTCATGAGATCTCAGATCTGCTCTCCAGGCACATGATACCCCCGAGCCCTACCCCAGTTTATGACcaggtcggggggtggggggctggggttgCTAGAAGTGTTCAGTGCGGGAAGGGATTGAGGAGGGCCGCCGGCAGGATGGCCCCAGAGCAGCTAGGTGGAGAACTTCCATACCATCCCCTGTGATCCATATCCTTGTCCCTTgggaggcaggtggtgggaggttggagggagAACGTGGGAGGCCCCCCTTAGGCCTGAATGCTTTTGTGCCTCTTCTACAGGCTCTGGTCTTCCCTCCAGACGCACTGCTGCTCTCAAAACAAGTGTAATTTCTACGACAACACCGACCCAGAATGCGTGACTAATGTGAGGTTCTTCCCCCAACCTCTGTCACCCCTGACACCCCCAGCCCAGAGAAGAGGACCACATCCCTTCCTTGGGGACTCCCTGACCCTGTCCCCTATGGCATTCCTGTCCTGCCTTCTACAGCAATTTGGTGTTTTCTGGGACACATCTAGGGATGTGTTCCTGTCACTACTTCCTGTGACTTTCTCGGCAAATCCTAGAATCCCTGTGAGGGAAAGGGTCTCTCACACCTACAGTGTTCCATGCACTGGGCTGACATAGGTCAACGCAGATTATTTGATATTCAAGTTTCCCTTTTAAGGGACATCGTATTTTCCACATGTTCTAGAAGAGGAAAGTGATGTCAAGAACgttaaagtgtaaaaaaaaaaaaagaatgttaaagtGTTCAGGTGAACTCGCCTGAAGTCACAGTGCTAGGAAGCAGTGCCACCAGGGTTTAGACCCTGGGCTGGCAGATGCCTTccactgagcctcagttccccTACCtgtaaaaaaaagtgggggaagggTAACAACAAGAGGCGAAGCAGGAGAGTGATGAATCTTGGGACGTGTTGGTGAGATCCTGGGGAGGCCAGGGCTTTGTGAAACGGGGGTGGCTCGGCATGTCATTGCAGCTACAGGAAGTGTCCCGCATCGTGGGCAACTCGGGCCTCAACATTTACAACCTCTATGCCCCCTGTGCTGGGGGTGTGCCCGGCCATTTAAGGTAGGCCCTGCGGTGTGCCCTGGGGGGCCCTAGCCCCGCCTGGAGACGGAGGCACCCATCCTCCACTTCACTTGCAGGTTCGAGAAGGATGCTGTCGTGCTCCACGACTTCGGCAACATCTTCACTCGCCTGCCACTCAAGCAGACACGGCATCAGGTGTGCAAGCATCTGGGCTGCTTCTGGTGGGGGTGGGCCAGGGCGGCAAAGACCCTGACCTTTGGTCTGGTCTCCCAGGCTCTGCTGCTGCGCTCCGGGGACAGGGTGCGCATGGACCCGCCCTGCACCAACACCACGGCCGCCTCTACCTACCTCAACAACCCTTATGTGCGCAAGGCCCTCCACATCCCTGAGCAGCTGCCCCGCTGGGACATGTGCAAGTGAGGCGCTGCGGCCAGCCGTGGTCTGGGGGTGGCAGGCTCTCGGGGCCTGTGGGTATCAGACGGGTTCCCAGGAACCCCTTGGCCAGAGTCTCTCAGGGGTGGCCTTCAGGGTGTGGCGGTGGGTTAGTTGTACAGGAAGTCTAACCCTTCAGCTGATGGATGTTTCACCAGTTCATTGGTAGAATGTTAGTTTGCTTCCCCAGTAGTGAGTCAGTAGACCCTGTCCCCCATCCCCGCTCCGCTACAGTCCCCAGTTGCACAGATCTCCTGTGACCCGTGTTGAGTAACATGGTGACGCCCGGCATGGCGGGGGCCACTCAAGTCCATTCTGATTGGCCAgcacccctgccctcctgccgTTAATGCTCTGTGGTTCTCACACCCGTGGGCCCCTTGGTGCTAAATTCCAATCGTGGACCCGTCACTAAATGTTTCCATCTACGTTTCCCAACGGGGGTGAGTTGAGGACCTCGGCGTTCCAGCCTCTCATCCAACTAAGTCCTAGAGGCGTGACACAAGGAGAGGACTGAATCCCAGTTCTGCCCCCTGGGCTGGAGCTTTGAGCTGGGAGGGGACAGGACGGGGAGGTCTGCCATGTGACTCTTTGTTCCCCTTTACCTGGTCTCCGTGGGGCCTGCCCACGTGCTCCCGCAGCTTCCTGGTGAACATACAGTACCGCCGTCTCTACCAAAGTGTGCAGGACCAGTACTTGAAGCTACTCACCACGCAGGTGAGTGGGAGCTGCGCGGTGGGGGCCACCAGCAACCTCAGGGCCCCCTTGAGAGTACTGCTCTGGACACCAGAAGCTGAAACTCTAAGAAATGAAGCCCAGTGATACAGGGTCATGATTTGAACATGGCtttgtcccccaccccatgctgCTCTGTGGTAGGAGGCTGGGGGTTCTGCATCGGCCGAGGAGACTTTAGGTGGAGAAGAGCAGGAGTACGTGTTACGTGTTACGGACAGGCAAATGGAGGTCCAGGGTGGGAAAGAgccttgtccaaggtcatctAGGAGACCCTGACAGCCAGTCAGGACCAGATTCTGTACCCACAGTGCTTAGAGCAGGAGCTCTAGTGTCATATGGACTGTGTGTAGTTTCCTTTACTAGCCGTATGACCCAGGGCACGTTTCTCATATCTTGAGATtaggtttcctcacctgtaaaatggcgTTAATAACAGTATCCACCTTCATAGGTGAAGCATTTAGTAGAGCACTGGACATGTAGAAAACAGAATACCTGAGTATTTCCTGCTTCATGCTACTTAGCTGGGCCCCCTGAATTCCCTGAAGGGGTAGGGCTTGAACAGGGAAGGGCTGGGCCCTGCGCTCACGTCAGAGCCCCCGTTCCCTCTCTTGTCCGGCTCCAGAAATACCGGATCCTGCTATACAACGGAGATGTGGACATGGCTTGCAATTTCATGGGGGACGAGTGGTTCGTGGATTCCCTCAACCAGAAGGTAAGGCGCAAAGATCCCGGCTCCGGGGACGGATGGGGCAGTTGTGCCTGGCAGCTGGCCTCTGCACAGGCAGACAGGGCAAACTCTGGGGAGTTCCGGGCCCCTGAGGTCTTGCTGGCAGCTGTGAACAGAGATGGTGGGGCAGCAGCAGGCTGCTAAGTCTTTCCTGGTGCGGCAGATGGAGGTCCAGCGCCGGCCCTGGTTAGTGGACTATGGGGACAGTGGAGAGCAGATTGCTGGCTTCGTGAAGGAGTTCTCCCACATCGCCTTTCTCACCATCAAGGTAGAGCCTGGGCCTGACGAGGGTTGGCTTGgctggaggggatggggcagGACCCACCCATTCTCTCCTCCCAGCTGCCTGATACACTGGGTTACCGTCTGGGCCCATAAGAGCAAGTTTTctggagggagtgagagaagaggaaggtcACTGGCTGGAGGGATCCAGTAGGATGGAGGAGGTACCGAGGGGCAGGGGTGACACAGGAAGGTGATCTCACAGAGCTTTGCTTCTAGGGCGCTGGGCACATGGTCCCCACCGACAAGCCCCAGGCTGCCCTCACCATGTTCTCCCGCTTCCTGAATAAGCAGCCGTACTGATGGAGACCAGTCCCCCTTCTGCCCGATGCAGCCGTACTGACAGAGACCAGTCCCCGTTCTGCCTGATGCAGCCATACTGACAGAGACAAGTCCCCCTTCTGATCCAgcccctttcctgcctctcctgctaGGAGGGAGGCCCTCTTTTGTGCAAAATGCCCCTGTGGGGCAGATCCCGGCCTCCAGAACCAACCTACCCCACCACCACTGCCCTCTCCACAGCCCTCCGCCTCCCAGACCAGGCCCCAGTGCCTCAGAAGACAGCCTGGGGGAGTTAGCACTTTATTCCTGActggggtggggcctggcccCTTCCCTTCATGCACTGGAACACAGCAGAGCTCAGCATGGCCCATGGGGAGGGTGGACCATGGGGAGGGTGGACAGACTGTAATCAATGGAATGACTGATTATGGAATTAAATTGGGTACAGCTTAAAGCCCTGTCTTTGTggcactgggggttaggacactataggctgggggtgggaggtcctAGAGGAGGGGATGACAGGTGTCTGGAGTCCCAAAAGCCCCTTCCAGGGTGGGCTTGAGGACTCAGGCAGCCGCTGTGGAGGGCGGAGGGCCACTGGATGTCTAGGGGTCCCGGGTGTCGGCAGGCCGGTTCTTCTCAATCACCTCTCGCAGCCCTTTGGCAAAGTGGAGGTCAGCCCCGATGGTGAGGAAGCCCTGTGCagtggggcagagaggggagtCTGTTCATTCCATCACAGAGGCCAAAATTTCAAGATAGAGACAGAGTTCTTAGCCTTGAGGGGTTCTGTTTAGTGGGACAGGAGGAGCAGCAAAGAAGGTCTTCTAGCTCCCTGTGAGGGGTATAAAAGAGAGGCTGCAGGAACACAGTCAGTGGAGgtcaaggagggcttcctggaggaggtgacctcTTAGCTCAGACGGTCAAGATAAGTAGATATTAGGGGTGGAATCCGGGAAGAGGCTTAGAAGGTGAGGGCACAGCAGTGCAGAGGGCTGGAGAAGATTAAAATGGGAGGGGCCGTCAAtgagggaggagctggggtcAGGTGCCCAGTTAGTTAGGTTGGTGGTGAATCGGGGCGGGGAGGCTCTGCCCTCCTCCATCAACCCCCACTCACCGCATGATTCGTCACTACCTCACGCACGAAGTTGATGCCCTCGGGTAGTGGGATCTGCACGCCCCGCCACATCCGCTCTGTGGGTGGGAGCAGTTGGCTCAGCCGGGATCCACCAGCtcccctctcttttccctctcctgccctccgaCCCCCAGCCCTACCGTTGAGCATGGGCATCACCCCAATCTGCAGCATGGTCTTCAAAGGGGCTTGCAGCGGGATCagctgggagggagagggcgGGACGTCAGGGCGAGCAGTAGGAAGCCGACGGGCCTCCATTGCCCAGCCCTGACCCGGCCTCGGCACCCCCCCCACCCGCAACTCACTGCCAGTGACTCCAGGGCGGACTGGTTCGAATAGATTCGGAACCTACAGGAGAGAAACAAGTGTCCAGTAAGCACAAGGCCCAGAAGTTCCCCTTCTTCAGGCCACCAGATGCCCCTCTGTCTCAGCCTCAGATGTTCCCATCTTCACATCTGTCTGGGGTTTCTGCCACTCGCCAGATGTGCATCCCTGGGTGGGGGAGTCCTTTCTCCCACTTTCGGTTCCTTTTCTTCAAGTTTGCTACTCGTAATTCATTGACCACTTCCTGTATACCAGACTTGGCCTGACCGCCTGGCGTGTATGGTTTGTGTTTATTTAATGAAACTTACAGAATTTACTTCCTCCTAGTACTAATAAGCATGTTACAGAAGTTAagtagtaagattttttttttttttagattttatttatttatttgacagagagagatcacaagcaggcagagaggcaggcaaagggcaggaggaagcaggctccctgctgagcagagagcccgatgcaggactcgatcccaggaccctgggatcatgacctgagctgaaggcagaggctttaacccactgagccacccaggtgcccctagaatctAAACTCTTAACCACGACCCTGCAATATCTCATTTAACCTCTGGGACAGTGCTGTCCAATAGACCTTTCTGCAGACCGTGGCACATTTGCCCCCGCTGTGTAGTAGCCCCTGGCTGCCTGTGGCTCACATAGTAGGTgctattttttccctccatttagtcctgaagaaaatgaaggtgAAGTGATTCTTAAGATTAGAAAAGCTGTTTCTGTCTGAACCCCTGTGGTTAGGCTCTTTGCTGTGCGACTCTGGGACTGTGGGCACGTCACTTAACCTGGGCTGGTTCATTCCTCTCAGAAgatctgctctgcctgcctctgggtcATAAGATAATCTAGAGAAGTTCCACCTGATTAAAATGCATCTGTTACACATGAACAAAGACCCTAGCTCCCCAGTAGCTATAGATCTGTTGTTGAACAGGCGCGACTATCCTGAAGGCACTCAGGCTCAGTGAGGTGAAGCGCTTGCCCGAGACCTTGACTGGTGCTTACCGGCGCAGGTCCAGCTGGGTGCGCAGCGCCTTCCCCCGGAGTGCCATCTTGGCGCTGAGACGGGCGTCCTACAGGcaagggggttggggaagggttACTGACCCACGGGGTCCGCAGCATGCTCATCCCGACCCTCAGTACCCCCGCTCTAGTGTCCGCACCATGATCATGCTGGACAGCTGGACCTCGGGCTGGTCAGGCGGGACCAGGGCTATGGTGACACTGGCAGTGACGGAGACCGTGCTCCCCGAGGGCTTGATGGTGCAGCGAGGTGGGGCCAGGACGCGCAGCTCCAGCTTCAGCGGGGAGTCGATCACcgctgggctctggggacagagttggggggggggggggggggggggggtggtcccaGATCTGCTCCCTGATGAGCTCCAGGAGGGAACATGGGGtggctctggctctgcctgctGGGAGCCCAGACCCGCAAATAACGAGGACTGGTGTGGCTTCCCAGACCCTTCAGAACTGTACCcagcctctgtgcctttgctcacGTGAGGGATGGAATGTCTCCTTCTAATGCTTTCCTGAGTTCTTGCTAGTGGGGATCTATATCCAGCCAGACTCCTCCGGGACAGTGTTTGCATCAGATATCCCCACCCTCTGCCGTATCATTTGCTCTGCACTGCTGTGCTCTTGCCCGTGTAGGCACTGACCAATATTTTGCCTGTGTTAGCTCATTCAGACCTCATCATAACCATGTGAGGCAGGCATTATCATGCTCACCTTggagatggggaaaccaaggcacggagaagttaagtaacttgtccaaggttcTGGAGTTATCCAGGTGCAGACCGTGGGATGCAGACCAGGGCAGCCTGGCCAGGGAGTCCGTGACCCTCCCCCCCACTTGGCCATCAGGCAGATGGTGACGATGAGGATGACAGCAGCGAGGATAGCAGCTAGTGTTTCCTGAGCAGTTAACCTGCACCAGGGGCTGCTCTAATTTCTTTACGTGAATTAATTCGGTTAATCCTCAGTGACAGCCCTTGGAGGCTGTATAGTGTAGAAGAGATTAAGGGCAAGCCCTCTAACGATCACTGAGATCATTAGATCACTGTGACCTCCCAACCCTCTTCCCATGAAACAAGGGGCAATCATAAGGCAAAAGAAGAACACATcaggggcgtctggctggctcagtcagtagagcatggaacGCTTAATCGTGAGGGTAATGAGCTCGAGCCCCACGATGGgcatagagattattaaaaaaaattaacttaaaaaaagaatacattggTCATTGTTAGAGTCCCTACGCTTAGAGAGCTTGGGTTCTCAGCCTGTGCTCCTCCTAGCTTCATGAAGAAGTAGCAAGGGCCCTTCACAGACCTGAAATCGACCTTGACAAACAAGAGAACTTAGCCACAGGCGAGACGTCGGGCCTTCTGTCTACTGCTCAGTGGCTGTGGGGGCCTCTGCCTGTACAGCTCGCGCGTCCCCTCGCTGGTGTGCAGGTGGTGTGGCCGCCCACCCTGGCCACGTCCCTACCTCCCGCCAACACTCACCAGTAGGACAATGCTCCCAAAGTAGGTGGCTCTCAGCAGCATGTCCAGATCGTGGGGCAcctggagaggggaagaagatgAGGCAGGGTTATCGGGAGTTTCGGACAGGTCCCCTCTTGGCCATCCGGCAGACAGACCCCGACATACCTTGTCCCCCACCAGGGACAGCTTCAGGGCTTCCGCCCGGAAGTAACTTTCCATGGCAGAATCAAAGAAGAACTCCGAGAAGGCCACGTACACCATCCGCTCCTCCTCCTGCAGCTGGGGCTCTACCGCCCGGTTGGGCAGGCTCCAGCTCCCCTCAGCCAGAGGAAAGAAGGCCCCCTACAGTTGGGGGATCGGGGTCAGCCTGGCCCAGCACCCAGATTTTCCCACGCCCGGTGCCAGGCCCCGTGAGGGTTGGACCCAGTTGCTATCTTTAGGGGTCTTATTAGCACAACTTCTTcttttaagttgtatttatttaactaatctctcctcccaacatggggcttgaactcacaaccccaagattcagagtcgcatgctctaccaacacCCCACCAGGTGCCCTCGTTGTCAGCACAACTCCTAAAAAGTCATTCAGAGGAGGGCAGCTGGAGTTCTGCAAGGGAGCACTCCCATTAGGCCAGAGAAGGGACACCCAGGAGAGGGACTTGGGGAGGAGGTGGCTTGTGAGTGGGTCTTGAAAGATACAGAGCAGGAGTGAGAAAAGCTGCTGTTGACATTTACATAGATTATGTGCATAGAGCTGTTATGTCCAACTGCTTcaggggaggtgggaaagggcAGCACccgagcaaaggccctgaggcaggaagccAGGGGCATATTTGGGAAAGAATGAGTGCAGAGAAACAGGGTGAAGTCAGAAAGGTGGAGCCAGACAAGGTTAACCAGGCTCAGAAGCCAGACCCAGGGGTTGAACCGAATTCTGCAGGCCATGGAGGTCCACTCAGCAGTGGAGTGGCCCAGAGCTGTGCCTTCAGAGGACAAAATGAGCAATGCCGGGAACGAGGAGGAGGTCTGGTTAGGTCAGAGACACCACAGCAGCCAGGCAGCTTACCCGGAAGTCCATGTCCAGGTTGCTGTCGGAAGCGACGGGGTCCTTCAAGAGGGAGTAGTCGATGCCAACCAGCTCATCCACAGAGCTGCGAACTGTGGGAAGGGGCACAGTCACTCAAGCTGCATTCACCCTTCTGGGCCTATTTCTCATCCACAACACGGTGATTAGAAATCCTCCCTCGTAGGGTTGTTGTGGGGATCAAATCGGTTTTACGTGGGAAGCAGTCAGTGCTCAGCAATATTAGTGACCACTCCTGCCATCGCCACCCCTATGGCAAGGGCTCCGTGAGATCACTGAACAAGACGGCAAGGGATTCTTTCCCCTCGTTGTTCTGCATGCCCTGTGTGTGGGGCGTGATGATCTCTACCCCACAGCAGGCAGAGGTCATGGCAGGAAAAGGGAATTCGTGTTAGTTGAACACCTGTTAAGTGCAAGGGATGAATACAGACAAGCTCCCAGTGATCAGCAAGTCCATATCGAGGACCTAGACAGTCATCGCTTAGTTACTAGTTCCAACAACCCCCACAAGGAGGCATCGGCAGCCAAGCGAAGACACCAGGGCCCAGAGAGAGGTGAGTACTTACCTAGGGCCATGTGGCCAGTCAGCAGCAGAGGCCCTATTTGAGGCCAGGGCCTGGCAGGGGACTATTCTGAGGCCCTGCCTGGCAGCTGCACACCTggccccctcctcacccccagtcCAGTCCCAGGCATGGCCCGGAGCTTCCCAGCCGGCCAGCACCAACTCACCAGGCACAGTGTCCAGGAGTGAATTGAGGAGCACCGTCCCTGCGTGGTAAAGCACAGGGCAGATCTGCGAGGTGGGGTCTAGAGTCAGGGCCTTCCAAAGAGAGGAGggcaccccacacacacactactgCTGTACCTGCTGGTTCAGGAGAAAGCGCATCCCCGAGATGATGAATGTGGAGAGGAACTCATACACCTTCCTGCAAGGAGGGGAGAGACCACATGAGCCCAGACTCTGCCCTACCCCAATCCAGGTCCAGGAGAAATCACTAGCCTGAGAGATGGGGAGGAGGTGGCTCAGCTTTACTGTATTACCACCTCTTTAATGGAGGGTTTCCAAATCCCCTCTCTAGCCTTATTCTCAAGACCTAACCCCTGCCCCCCACGAGCCCCCTGAATTTACCCCCAGTTCTTCAAACCTGCTGTAAGCACCCCCACTTCCAGATGCTTACTCATACCTTCCCTTCCACCCTCAGCGTTCCTGTCCTGTATGTCCCCCTGTATAGGCTCAGATGCTTCCTCTTCCAGGCAGTCTTCCCAACTTACCCTCTTCTGAACCCAGGGAGGACTCAGTTCCTCCCTCAAAGCCccaataacaaatattttgtccCTTCAGCTAGGCTCTGAGTTCCTTTATGAATCCTCAAGTACTTGCATATAcgttatttaataaataaaaacttggcagTATACCAACACCAGATGATAAATCCACCACcttttctttcccactctctTTGAGAACAATCACTAAGTCCCCTTCTCAGCCCCAAACCTGAAATTATGCTCTTGTTTTTATCAGTAGTAGTGAGGGCTACAAATTACTGAGTTCATGTCCAGCTGCACATACTGATCCTCACAATTACTCTTCTCTAGGAAGCTAGCCACtaacatgccaggcactgttctaaacatTTGTACATATATTAACAAACAGTCTTcagaacataaaattataaaatagttccTATTATCATCCTCATCTCAccaatgaggaaattgaggcacagagctTCAGTGCCtcgaccaaggtcacacagcagggaaATGAGGATGCTGAGAGTTGGACCCTGTTGACCTGGCTCCCAAGTCTGTGCACTTTGCATCGTACTAGGCAGTAAGGCTCAAAGGGGGGTGCCCTGGGTTGGAGATCGGGCTTACTTGAAGGTTCCCCCGAAGGCTGCGTGCATTCTGGAGACCGAGGCCTGGCAGGAGACATTGGACACTTTGATGCGGCCAGTGGCATCCCGGGAGAGCTGCAGAGCAGTGCGGATGGACACACCCTCGGCAGAGGCATTGATGTAGCCCCCATCATACCTGCAAGGAGGGGTGGGGCACTCAATGTCCTGCATGACGGTGTCTTCGCCTGCCCCTACTCAACCCATACCTCAtgatacttttctttaaaaaattttatatatttatttgacaaagagatcacaagtaggcagagaggcagacagagaaagaggaggaagcaggctccctactgagcagagagcccgatttggggctccatcctaggaccctgagatcatgacctgagcccaaggcagaatctcagcccactgagctacccaggcaccccgccatgatacttcttttttttttttcttttaagattttatttatgtatttgacagagattgcaagtaggcagagaggcaggtggagagagaggaggaagcaggctccctgctgagctgagagcccaatgcggggtgcccaatgcggggatcccatgaccctgggatcatgacctgagctgaaagcagaagctctaacccactgagccacccaggtgcccctgtcatgaTGTTTCTTAATAAGGCTTCACTTCCCCGGTTCACTAGACATTCTACCAAACCCTTATGAAGtgggtctgcttgtccctattgcccagatgaagaaattgagatgCAGGAAGGCTAAACGATTGCCCACAGCCCCGCGGCCTCCCAGCCCTCCTGATCCACCCTCCACTCCCCAGCAGTGCCAGGTCCTCACAAGAACCAGTAGACAAGCTGCCTCCG comes from Mustela nigripes isolate SB6536 chromosome 7, MUSNIG.SB6536, whole genome shotgun sequence and encodes:
- the PLTP gene encoding phospholipid transfer protein, which translates into the protein MALLGALLLAFLVGAHAELPGCKIRITSKALELVKQEGLRFLEQELETITIPDLRGREGQFYYNISEVKVTELQLTSSELHFQPEQELVLQISNASLGLRFRRQLVYWFLYDGGYINASAEGVSIRTALQLSRDATGRIKVSNVSCQASVSRMHAAFGGTFKKVYEFLSTFIISGMRFLLNQQICPVLYHAGTVLLNSLLDTVPVRSSVDELVGIDYSLLKDPVASDSNLDMDFRGAFFPLAEGSWSLPNRAVEPQLQEEERMVYVAFSEFFFDSAMESYFRAEALKLSLVGDKVPHDLDMLLRATYFGSIVLLSPAVIDSPLKLELRVLAPPRCTIKPSGSTVSVTASVTIALVPPDQPEVQLSSMIMDARLSAKMALRGKALRTQLDLRRFRIYSNQSALESLALIPLQAPLKTMLQIGVMPMLNERMWRGVQIPLPEGINFVREVVTNHAGFLTIGADLHFAKGLREVIEKNRPADTRDP
- the CTSA gene encoding lysosomal protective protein — its product is MTSRDRAPPGERGRGGAEMIGAALSPPWLLLLLLPWAPPGQAAPDVDEIQCLPGLAKQPAFRQYSGYLRGSGSKHLHYWFVESQKDPKSSPLVLWLNGGPGCSSLDGFLTEHGPFLVQPDGATLEYNPYSWNLIANVLYLESPAGVGFSYSDDKTYATNDTEVAQSNFEALKDFFRLFPEYKDNELFLTGESYAGIYIPTLAVLVMQDPSMNLQGLAVGNGLSSYEQNDNSLVYFAYYHGLLGNRLWSSLQTHCCSQNKCNFYDNTDPECVTNLQEVSRIVGNSGLNIYNLYAPCAGGVPGHLRFEKDAVVLHDFGNIFTRLPLKQTRHQALLLRSGDRVRMDPPCTNTTAASTYLNNPYVRKALHIPEQLPRWDMCNFLVNIQYRRLYQSVQDQYLKLLTTQKYRILLYNGDVDMACNFMGDEWFVDSLNQKMEVQRRPWLVDYGDSGEQIAGFVKEFSHIAFLTIKGAGHMVPTDKPQAALTMFSRFLNKQPY